A DNA window from Hevea brasiliensis isolate MT/VB/25A 57/8 unplaced genomic scaffold, ASM3005281v1 Scaf368, whole genome shotgun sequence contains the following coding sequences:
- the LOC110649079 gene encoding probable histone H2B.3, giving the protein MAPKAAEKKPAEKKPAAAEKAPAEKKPRAEKKLPKEGSIDKKKKKAKKSVETYKIYIFKVLKQVHPDIGVSSKAMGIMNSFINDIFEKLAQEASRLARYNKKPTITSREIQTAVRLVLPGELAKHAVSEGTKAVTKFTSS; this is encoded by the coding sequence ATGGCGCCCAAGGCAGCGGAGAAGAAACCGGCGGAGAAGAAACCAGCAGCGGCAGAGAAGGCACCGGCCGAGAAGAAGCCCCGAGCGGAGAAGAAGTTGCCGAAGGAAGGCTCTATtgataagaaaaagaagaaggccAAGAAGAGCGTAGAGACTTACAAGATATACATATTCAAGGTGTTGAAACAGGTTCATCCTGATATTGGTGTCTCTAGCAAGGCTATGGGGATCATGAACAGTTTCATCAACGATATTTTTGAGAAGCTCGCTCAAGAGGCTTCGAGGCTTGCTCGATACAACAAGAAGCCCACCATCACTTCCCGGGAGATTCAGACTGCTGTTAGGTTGGTTCTTCCTGGAGAGCTTGCTAAACATGCTGTTTCTGAAGGGACCAAGGCTGTTACTAAGTTCACTAGTTCATAA